A genomic stretch from Nicotiana tabacum cultivar K326 unplaced genomic scaffold, ASM71507v2 Un00007, whole genome shotgun sequence includes:
- the LOC107764239 gene encoding cold-responsive protein kinase 1 has translation MPCLSYVEVISPLPSRRLLQNSASKQPYSGLFFFLGSLVILIILVVLILILCKFFKPGKLRALIGRTAKPQGTSDALSVHLRTISYFNFHTLKKATKNFHSNNLLGSGGFGPVFLGKLGDGQLIAVKKLSVDKSQQGEREFLAEVRLITSIQHKNLVRLLGCCSDGAQRLLVYEYMKNRSLDQILYGKSNIFLNWKARHQIILGIARGLQYLHEDSHIRIVHRDIKASNILLDDKFQPRIGDFGLARFFPEDQAYLSTAFAGTLGYTAPEYAIRGELTEKADIYSFGVLVLEIISCRKNTDLSLPSEMQYLPEYAWKLYERSRLIDLVDPKMREDGIVEKDVMQTIYVAFLCLQPHANSRPPMSEIVAMLIRNVAIVETPTRPAFLNRKRRNDKKLSWDTITDGFPSPLQSDSPSK, from the exons ATGCCCTGTTTATCATATGTTGAAG TGATATCTCCATTACCATCAAGACGTCTGTTGCAGAACTCTGCATCGAAGCAGCCTTACTCGGGCTTGTTCTTTTTTCTTGGAAGCCTCGTTATTCTTATAATCCTGGTTGTTCTCATTCTCATCCTATGCAAGTTTTTCAAACCAGGAAAACTGCGAGCTTTGATTGGTCGCACAGCTAAGCCTCAAG GGACGAGTGATGCCCTTAGTGTACATCTTCGTACAATAAGCTACTTTAACTTCCATACATTGAAGAAGGCCACGAAGAATTTTCATTCAAATAACCTACTTGGAAGTGGTGGATTTGGTCCGGTTTTCTTG GGGAAGCTAGGAGATGGGCAGTTGATTGCTGTCAAGAAGCTGTCTGTTGACAAATCACAGCAAGGGGAACGGGAGTTCCTTGCAGAGGTGCGGCTAATAACAAGCATACAGCACAAGAATCTGGTCCGCCTTCTCGGCTGTTGCTCAGATGGGGCTCAGAGGCTGCTCGTCTATGAATACATGAAGAATAGGAGCTTGGACCAAATATTATATG GAAAGAGTAATATATTCCTTAACTGGAAAGCTCGGCACCAGATAATTTTAGGGATCGCACGAGGATTACAGTATCTTCATGAGGATTCACACATTAGAATTGTCCACAGGGACATCAAAGCCAGCAATATTCTGTTGGATGACAAATTCCAACCAAGAATTGGAGATTTTGGCCTAGCAAGGTTTTTCCCTGAAGATCAAGCatatctcagcactgcatttgcTGGAACCTT AGGCTATACAGCTCCTGAATATGCCATTAGAGGAGAACTGACTGAAAAGGCTGATATATACAGTTTTGGTGTTCTTGTCCTAGAAATTATCAGTTGCCGGAAGAATACAGATCTTTCTTTGCCTTCAGAAATGCAATATCTCCCCGAATAT GCATGGAAGCTATACGAAAGGTCAAGATTAATTGATCTAGTTGATCCCAAGATGCGGGAAGATGGCATTGTGGAAAAGGATGTCATGCAAACAATATATGTGGCTTTCTTATGTCTTCAGCCGCATGCAAATTCAAGACCACCGATGTCTGAGATTGTTGCAATGTTGATACGCAATGTTGCAATAGTTGAAACACCAACTAGACCAGCTTTCTTAAATCGAAAGAGAAGGAACGACAAGAAGCTTTCTTGGGATACCATAACAGATGGTTTCCCTTCTCCTCTGCAGAGTGATTCACCTTCAAAGTAG
- the LOC142178867 gene encoding putative pentatricopeptide repeat-containing protein At3g15130: MQQGTIVVMKERQKLAELLRNCSKNLILDVGKQVHGAVLRMGYAFDLMINNDLIGMYGKCSRIKLARSVFDKMLERNVVSWTALMCGYLQRGNAQESLLLLSRMVCANVRPNEFTLSTNLKACGSIGALENGRQIHGLCGKSGFEKYPVVGNSIIDMYSRCGKIGEAENMFHEMPERSLITWNVMIAGYATGGFGDKSLFLFKQMQEQGEIPDEFTFASTLKACSGFKAVREGSQIHGFLITRGFLVSSQKVIAGALIDLYVKSGNLFEAQKLFSQLEQKSVISWTTLMVGNAQEGKLPEAMDLFKQLRESSIEFDGFVLSSMMGIFADFALVELGKQLHCCAVKVPAGLDISVLNSVIDMYLKCGLIEEAEALFDGMPHKNVISWTVMITGYGKYGLGLEAVGLFKKMHMDNVEPDEVSYLALLTACSHSGLVQESEEYFSKLCNSNRLKPSVEHYACMVDILGRAGRLKEAKVVIENMPLKPNVGIWQTLLSACRVHKNVEIGREVGEILLKLDGNNPVNYVLMSNIFADACRWEECEGLRGLVKAKGLKKEAGQSWVEIDKKMHFFFNRDETHPLTKAIHEFLYRMEKKMKDEFGYTREASFSLHDVEEETKDESLRFHSEKLAIGLALLSGGDEIEGKPIRVFKNLRVCGDCHEYIKGLSKIFKKILLVRDANRFHKFENGACSCRDYW; the protein is encoded by the coding sequence ATGCAGCAAGGTACGATTGTAGTAATGAAGGAAAGGCAAAAGTTGGCTGAACTTCTAAGAAATTGTTCTAAGAATTTGATTTTGGATGTGGGAAAGCAAGTTCATGGAGCTGTATTGAGGATGGGTTATGCATTTGATTTGATGATAAACAATGATCTCATTGGCATGTATGGGAAATGCAGCAGAATTAAATTGGCACGCTCAGTGTTTGACAAAATGCTTGAAAGAAATGTGGTTTCTTGGACAGCTTTGATGTGTGGGTATTTACAACGGGGTAATGCTCAAGAATCCTTGTTACTTCTCTCTCGTATGGTTTGTGCCAATGTAAGACCCAATGAATTTACTTTATCGACTAATTTAAAGGCGTGTGGTTCTATTGGTGCTCTGGAAAATGGACGACAGATTCATGGGTTGTGCGGTAAAAGTGGGTTTGAAAAGTATCCAGTTGTGGGCAATTCAATTATTGATATGTACTCAAGATGTGGGAAAATTGGTGAGGCTGAAAATATGTTTCATGAAATGCCTGAAAGGAGTCTTATAACTTGGAATGTAATGATAGCAGGGTACGCGACTGGAGGATTTGGTGATAAGTCTTTGTTTCTGTTCAAACAAATGCAAGAACAAGGAGAAATACCAGATGAGTTTACGTTTGCAAGCACATTGAAGGCGTGCAGTGGTTTTAAGGCAGTCCGTGAAGGAAGCCAAATTCATGGCTTTTTGATAACAAGGGGATTCCTTGTTTCTAGCCAGAAAGTTATTGCCGGCGCGCTTATTGATTTGTATGTCAAATCAGGCAACTTGTTTGAAGCGCAGAAGTTGTTTAGTCAACTTGAACAGAAAAGTGTAATATCATGGACGACGCTGATGGTAGGAAATGCTCAAGAAGGCAAACTACCAGAAGCAATGGACCTGTTCAAGCAGCTCAGGGAAAGTAGCATCGAATTCGATGGGTTTGTGCTGTCAAGCATGATGGGTATCTTTGCTGATTTTGCTCTTGTTGAGCTTGGGAAACAATTGCATTGCTGTGCAGTAAAAGTACCAGCAGGTTTAGACATATCAGTATTGAACTCAGTCATTGATATGTATCTCAAATGTGGCTTAATAGAGGAAGCTGAAGCACTTTTTGATGGTATGCCACATAAAAATGTGATTTCCTGGACAGTTATGATTACAGGGTATGGGAAGTATGGTCTTGGCTTAGAAGCAGTTGGATTATTCAAGAAAATGCATATGGATAATGTTGAGCCTGATGAAGTTTCCTACTTAGCTCTGCTCACAGCTTGTAGTCATTCAGGGCTAGTTCAAGAAAGTGAAGAATACTTTTCAAAACTATGCAATTCTAATCGTTTAAAACCTTCAGTGGAGCATTATGCTTGCATGGTTGACATCCTAGGTCGAGCAGGACGCTTGAAAGAAGCTAAAGTTGTGATAGAGAACATGCCGCTAAAACCAAATGTCGGCATTTGGCAGACACTGCTTAGTGCATGTAGAGTGCACAAGAATGTTGAAATAGGAAGAGAAGTTGGGGAGATTCTCTTGAAATTAGATGGCAATAATCCTGTGAATTATGTTTTGATGTCAAACATTTTTGCTGATGCATGCCGGTGGGAAGAATGTGAGGGATTAAGAGGACTGGTGAAAGCAAAAGGTTTAAAGAAAGAAGCAGGACAAAGTTGGGTGGAGATTGACAAGAAAATGCACTTTTTCTTCAATAGAGATGAGACACACCCACTTACAAAAGCTATCCATGAGTTTTTGTATAGGATGGagaagaaaatgaaagatgaatTTGGTTACACACGAGAAGCAAGCTTTTCATTACAcgatgttgaagaagaaacgaaGGATGAGAGCCTGAGATTTCACAGCGAGAAATTGGCAATTGGTTTGGCGCTGCTTTCGGGTGGGGATGAAATTGAGGGGAAGCCTATTCGTGTTTTTAAAAACTTGAGAGTTTGTGGAGATTGTCATGAGTACATCAAGGGTTTGTCaaagattttcaagaaaatactTCTAGTCAGAGATGCCAATAGGTTCCATAAGTTTGAGAATGGAGCATGTTCCTGCAGAGACTATTGGTGA